Proteins encoded together in one Salarchaeum sp. JOR-1 window:
- a CDS encoding DNA-directed RNA polymerase subunit B'' codes for MELDNKRTLSKAYFSKERLAEHHYRSFNAFLKRGMQEVVDEKETIDTDIGDKEEEEPVWVELGDVRILTPRVREADGSEELLYPQEARLRNITYSAPVFMEMSIKRGGEEEPEELLDTTETKVGRMPIMVGSDKCNISDFSEEELIDIGEDPADPGGYFIVNGSERVLMTSEDLAPNKILAEYDSKYGDEIQVAKTFSQRRGYRALVLCERNRSGLLEVSFPSVSGSIDFVTLVRALGLESDEEIVHRVSDDPEIVKFMLENLEEADVQTQEEAIETLGKRVASGQGKNYQLKRANYVIDRYLLPHLHEEGVEEEETRMNKAFYLCRMAEACFELALDRRESDDKDHYANKRLKVSGDLMRDLFRTALNKLSRDVKYQLERANMRNRQLTVNTVVRSDVLTERLEHPIATGNWVGGRSGVSQLVDRTDHMGVLSHLRRLRSPLSRSQPHFEARDLHATQWGRICPSETPEGPNCGLVKNFAQAMELSQNVDDEQDLKRELSSMGVEGVPGLTTEPTSADD; via the coding sequence ATGGAACTCGACAACAAGCGCACACTCTCGAAGGCGTATTTTTCGAAGGAACGACTCGCAGAACATCACTACCGCTCGTTCAACGCCTTCCTGAAGCGCGGGATGCAGGAGGTTGTTGACGAGAAGGAGACCATCGACACGGACATCGGCGACAAGGAAGAGGAGGAGCCGGTGTGGGTGGAACTCGGCGACGTTCGAATCCTGACACCGCGTGTGCGTGAGGCGGACGGATCCGAGGAGCTCCTGTATCCGCAGGAGGCGCGGTTGCGGAACATCACGTACTCGGCGCCCGTGTTCATGGAGATGTCCATCAAGCGCGGCGGCGAGGAGGAGCCCGAGGAGCTTCTGGACACGACGGAGACGAAGGTGGGTCGGATGCCCATCATGGTCGGTTCGGATAAGTGCAACATCTCGGACTTCAGCGAGGAGGAACTCATCGACATCGGCGAGGATCCCGCCGACCCCGGTGGATACTTCATCGTGAACGGCAGCGAGCGCGTGCTGATGACGAGCGAGGATCTCGCGCCGAACAAGATTCTCGCGGAGTACGATTCGAAGTACGGCGACGAGATTCAGGTCGCGAAGACGTTCAGTCAGCGACGCGGGTATCGAGCGCTCGTGCTGTGTGAACGCAACCGCTCCGGTCTTCTCGAAGTCTCCTTCCCCTCCGTCTCCGGTTCTATCGATTTCGTCACGCTCGTTCGCGCGCTCGGCCTCGAATCCGACGAGGAGATCGTTCACCGCGTCAGCGACGACCCCGAGATCGTGAAGTTCATGCTCGAAAACCTGGAGGAGGCCGACGTTCAGACCCAGGAGGAAGCCATCGAGACGCTCGGGAAACGCGTCGCGTCCGGTCAGGGCAAGAACTACCAGCTGAAGCGCGCGAACTACGTCATCGACCGCTACCTGCTCCCGCACCTCCACGAGGAGGGCGTCGAGGAGGAGGAGACGCGGATGAACAAGGCGTTCTACCTCTGCCGGATGGCGGAGGCGTGCTTCGAACTCGCGCTCGACCGCCGCGAGTCCGACGACAAAGACCACTACGCGAACAAGCGCTTGAAGGTCAGCGGCGACCTGATGCGCGACCTGTTCCGCACCGCGCTGAACAAGCTGTCGCGGGACGTGAAGTACCAGCTCGAACGCGCGAACATGCGGAACCGTCAGCTCACCGTGAACACGGTCGTTCGCTCCGACGTGCTCACGGAACGCCTCGAACACCCCATCGCGACGGGGAACTGGGTTGGTGGCCGTTCGGGCGTGAGCCAGCTCGTGGATCGCACCGACCACATGGGCGTGCTCAGCCACCTGCGGCGCCTCCGCAGTCCGCTCTCGCGCTCGCAGCCGCACTTCGAGGCGCGCGACCTGCACGCGACCCAGTGGGGTCGCATCTGTCCCTCCGAAACGCCGGAGGGGCCGAACTGTGGGTTGGTGAAGAACTTCGCGCAGGCGATGGAGCTCTCACAGAACGTCGACGACGAACAGGACTTGAAACGGGAACTCTCCTCGATGGGGGTCGAGGGCGTGCCCGGTCTCACCACCGAACCCACCTCCGCAGACGACTAA
- a CDS encoding DNA-directed RNA polymerase subunit H, which translates to MVDDVTNHELVPEHELLEEDAVEDLLEEYDIERTDLPKIKRKDPALPDEASVGDVVKITRDSRTTDTAIVYRLVID; encoded by the coding sequence ATGGTAGATGACGTAACTAACCACGAACTCGTACCCGAGCACGAGCTTCTCGAGGAGGACGCGGTCGAAGATCTCCTCGAGGAGTACGATATCGAACGTACCGACCTCCCGAAGATCAAGCGGAAAGACCCGGCGCTCCCGGACGAGGCGAGCGTCGGCGATGTCGTGAAGATCACGCGGGATTCCCGAACGACCGACACCGCGATTGTGTACCGACTGGTGATCGATTGA
- a CDS encoding group I intron-associated PD-(D/E)XK endonuclease, giving the protein MQNSKSVGDETEVAALHELVSHGYRVSIPFGDNDKYDLVVDDGGTLYRVQCKTAWKNKPRTIRFNTHSQTTRDGEYHETTYEEEIDAFFVRYPETETFYWIPIADATTQKMELRFEADIDHPSINWASAFEFSGVIG; this is encoded by the coding sequence GTGCAGAACAGCAAGTCGGTCGGCGACGAGACGGAGGTGGCGGCGTTGCACGAACTCGTCAGCCATGGGTATCGGGTGTCGATACCGTTCGGGGACAACGACAAGTACGACCTGGTGGTTGACGACGGGGGGACGCTGTACCGCGTGCAGTGCAAGACGGCGTGGAAGAACAAGCCGCGAACGATTCGATTCAACACGCACTCGCAGACGACGCGGGACGGCGAGTACCACGAGACGACGTACGAGGAGGAGATAGACGCGTTCTTCGTCCGGTACCCCGAGACGGAGACGTTCTATTGGATTCCGATAGCGGACGCGACGACGCAGAAAATGGAGTTACGGTTCGAGGCGGATATCGATCATCCGTCGATTAATTGGGCGTCGGCGTTCGAGTTTTCGGGGGTTATCGGGTGA
- the artA gene encoding archaeosortase A encodes MSLALTDTLAWVVVAAFALSALLGARDDEHPARVAAAAAWAVFAVFWALLIDHFLFSQNSYIEGLLAALAVPLSLYAAYLVLTDRPRLVRLSRAIAVMGLLYLPFQTIPALTEAAITITAESTYFLITLVGYSPQFVTDPYPSAVVFVHDGVPITTNILLACSGIGSIAIVSGLIAATTAPIRRRLTAISLVVPLIYLLNVVRVSFIAIAFGNQWFQWTRPLVTALYAPLRSEPRISYLFADKILAQSLSVAALVLITLGLLRIIPELAALLDDALYVATKTDYDLENRLTR; translated from the coding sequence ATGTCGCTCGCCCTCACGGACACCCTCGCGTGGGTCGTCGTCGCGGCCTTCGCCCTCAGCGCGCTTCTCGGTGCGCGCGACGACGAGCACCCCGCCCGCGTCGCTGCAGCCGCCGCGTGGGCCGTGTTCGCCGTCTTCTGGGCGCTCCTCATCGACCACTTCCTCTTCTCTCAGAACAGCTACATCGAAGGCCTCCTCGCCGCCCTCGCCGTCCCCCTCAGCCTCTACGCCGCCTACCTCGTCCTCACCGACCGCCCCCGACTCGTCCGGCTCTCCCGTGCCATCGCCGTGATGGGCCTCCTCTACCTCCCCTTCCAAACCATCCCCGCACTCACCGAAGCCGCTATCACCATCACTGCAGAGAGCACGTACTTCCTCATCACCCTCGTCGGCTACTCTCCCCAGTTCGTCACCGACCCCTATCCCAGCGCCGTCGTCTTCGTCCACGACGGCGTCCCCATCACGACCAACATCCTCCTCGCCTGCAGCGGCATCGGCAGCATCGCCATCGTCAGCGGCCTCATCGCCGCCACTACCGCCCCGATCCGCCGCCGCCTCACCGCCATTTCCCTCGTCGTCCCTCTCATTTACCTCCTCAACGTCGTCCGCGTCAGCTTCATCGCCATCGCCTTCGGCAACCAGTGGTTCCAGTGGACTCGCCCCCTCGTCACCGCCCTCTACGCTCCACTCCGCAGCGAACCCCGCATCTCCTACCTCTTCGCCGACAAAATCCTCGCCCAGAGCCTCTCCGTCGCCGCCCTCGTCCTCATCACCCTCGGCCTCCTCCGCATCATCCCCGAACTCGCCGCCCTCCTCGACGACGCCCTCTACGTCGCCACCAAAACCGACTACGACCTCGAAAACCGCCTCACCCGATAA
- a CDS encoding ATP-binding protein, with translation MYVLGRSDETADPVLPFGRFRAPDGSHGSPVGVDANGPHAALVVGKRGSGKTYTLGVLAEALARTDGVTAVVLDPMRAFDTLPDAVPATVVRPRVPASALPPRTWCDVLSLPPHTPPGALLWQAAAENETLDAMADSLATRDTPAGRAARNAIALADSWEVFDAEGSDVLDPDRVTVLACAGLPRPALAAVTRAVTDTVYDAAIAGDTDALPWVLVDEAHAVTDTAAWPGLRRLLTRGRKPGVSTVLATQRPGALPPAAVSQADLLVAHRLTARDDIDALETASPTYFQSALADALPRAPGDALVVDDTGETAHDITVRERAAPHGGRSRTVT, from the coding sequence ATGTACGTACTCGGTCGCTCCGACGAGACCGCCGACCCAGTCCTCCCGTTCGGCCGATTCCGTGCGCCCGACGGCAGCCACGGTTCCCCTGTCGGCGTGGACGCGAACGGCCCGCACGCCGCGCTCGTCGTCGGGAAACGAGGGAGCGGGAAGACGTACACGCTCGGCGTACTCGCCGAAGCGCTCGCCCGCACCGACGGCGTCACCGCTGTCGTCCTCGACCCGATGCGGGCGTTCGACACGCTCCCCGACGCCGTCCCCGCGACCGTCGTTCGTCCGCGGGTTCCTGCGAGTGCGCTTCCGCCGCGCACGTGGTGCGACGTGCTCTCCCTCCCGCCGCACACGCCGCCCGGCGCGCTCCTCTGGCAGGCCGCCGCCGAGAACGAGACGCTCGACGCGATGGCCGACTCCCTCGCGACCCGCGACACGCCCGCCGGGCGCGCCGCCCGGAACGCCATCGCGCTCGCCGACTCCTGGGAGGTCTTCGACGCGGAGGGATCGGACGTTCTCGACCCCGACCGCGTGACCGTTCTCGCCTGCGCCGGTCTCCCCCGGCCCGCGCTCGCCGCCGTCACCCGCGCCGTCACCGACACCGTTTACGATGCCGCCATCGCGGGCGATACCGACGCCCTTCCCTGGGTTCTCGTAGACGAGGCTCACGCCGTCACCGACACCGCCGCCTGGCCCGGCCTCCGGCGACTCCTCACCCGCGGCCGCAAACCCGGCGTCAGCACCGTCCTCGCAACCCAGCGTCCCGGCGCGCTCCCCCCGGCCGCCGTCTCCCAGGCCGACCTCCTCGTCGCCCACCGCCTCACTGCCCGCGACGACATCGACGCCCTCGAAACCGCCAGCCCAACCTACTTCCAGTCCGCACTCGCCGACGCGCTCCCCCGAGCGCCCGGCGACGCGCTCGTCGTCGACGACACCGGCGAAACCGCCCACGACATCACCGTCCGCGAGCGCGCCGCCCCGCACGGCGGCCGAAGCCGCACCGTCACCTGA
- a CDS encoding carboxypeptidase regulatory-like domain-containing protein encodes MFHELRRDERAIEGLPVRLLIAFVVGVATLGVLLQTVSGVGTLATTELNVKPAPDVVAPGEQSLTLSVVDASGNGVAGATVLVKSGTARVDGTVVARTNESGVAVVDVAPRLGANQADGTLVVSVKPPASGEYVDRRGNTRILVVRGYEG; translated from the coding sequence ATGTTCCACGAACTGCGGCGGGACGAGCGGGCGATAGAGGGGCTTCCGGTGCGGTTGCTCATCGCGTTCGTCGTCGGTGTGGCGACGCTCGGCGTGCTCCTCCAGACGGTGTCCGGAGTCGGGACGCTCGCGACGACCGAACTCAACGTGAAACCGGCTCCGGATGTTGTGGCGCCGGGGGAACAATCGCTGACGCTGTCAGTGGTGGACGCGTCGGGGAACGGCGTGGCGGGCGCGACGGTGCTCGTGAAGTCGGGAACGGCGCGGGTGGACGGGACGGTGGTCGCCCGCACGAACGAATCCGGGGTGGCAGTAGTGGACGTCGCACCCAGGCTCGGCGCGAACCAGGCGGACGGCACGCTCGTCGTGTCGGTGAAACCGCCCGCTAGCGGCGAGTACGTCGACCGCCGCGGGAACACGCGAATCCTCGTCGTCAGGGGGTACGAGGGCTAG
- a CDS encoding protein-L-isoaspartate O-methyltransferase, which translates to MEYAAVRDDMVTSLEHDTKDVVHDPAVADAMRTVPRHEFVDEDAGHRAYADREFEHRGTRVLAPSTAARLVEALRPEPGNDVLVVGAGVGYTVALLAEIAGAKHVHAVDIDRSLVYDARRTLADAGYGDVLVDCADGADGLPAYAPYDRILVEAAVVRPPRAIRAQLAEGGRLVYPEGTQRQRLVVLAEDERRDCGGIEFAPLLVDGEQASAPVRNRTVREDRERAAKSNERRHGWEQDWIDWDAR; encoded by the coding sequence ATGGAGTACGCGGCGGTCCGGGACGACATGGTGACGAGCCTCGAACACGACACGAAGGACGTCGTCCACGACCCCGCGGTAGCGGACGCGATGCGGACCGTTCCGCGGCACGAGTTCGTCGACGAGGACGCCGGACATCGGGCCTACGCGGATCGCGAGTTCGAACATCGCGGAACGCGCGTGCTCGCGCCGTCGACCGCCGCCCGCCTCGTCGAAGCACTTCGTCCCGAACCCGGGAACGACGTGCTCGTCGTCGGCGCGGGCGTCGGATACACGGTCGCGTTGCTCGCGGAGATAGCGGGCGCCAAGCACGTCCACGCGGTCGACATCGACCGCTCCCTCGTCTACGACGCCCGGCGGACGCTCGCCGACGCGGGCTACGGCGACGTGCTCGTCGACTGCGCCGACGGCGCGGACGGCCTGCCCGCGTACGCGCCCTACGACCGGATTCTCGTCGAAGCGGCCGTCGTCCGTCCGCCCCGGGCGATCCGCGCCCAGCTCGCCGAGGGCGGACGCCTCGTCTACCCCGAGGGCACGCAGCGCCAGCGCCTCGTCGTCCTCGCGGAGGACGAACGACGCGATTGTGGCGGGATCGAGTTCGCGCCGCTGCTCGTCGACGGCGAACAGGCGAGCGCGCCCGTCCGTAACCGAACTGTCCGCGAAGACCGCGAGCGCGCCGCCAAGAGCAACGAGCGCCGCCACGGCTGGGAGCAGGACTGGATCGACTGGGACGCCCGCTAG
- a CDS encoding bifunctional 2-polyprenyl-6-hydroxyphenol methylase/3-demethylubiquinol 3-O-methyltransferase UbiG: MDYRELLFLRAIRETGVLDAVVTDADTVAAVADETGVTERAARIGVEALCDLDFLHRTDEGFEPTNRMLGFLSKTDLRSIGSLPHQLDTLDDWIALPETMQTGDRPVPNPDATRNRLGAMAALDEGDVRAAVTAAVHEHPDADTVLDAYGGAGTFSREFARRGYDVTLADTKEVVDVDEPLLEHEPVTLRATTPLDGVEGTYDLVFCANTARTLSPADNEHLLGALYDAVAPGGTIVYVDRLRDHADTPGLLAVELFARTDGGDAYAEADFGEWFAAAGFERPRVSDVPGTRSQAVAADRPAND; this comes from the coding sequence ATGGACTACCGGGAACTCCTGTTCCTCCGCGCCATCCGCGAAACGGGCGTCCTCGACGCCGTCGTCACCGACGCCGACACCGTCGCCGCCGTCGCCGACGAGACCGGCGTCACCGAGCGCGCCGCCCGCATCGGCGTCGAGGCGCTCTGCGACCTCGACTTCCTCCACCGCACCGATGAGGGATTCGAACCGACGAACCGGATGCTCGGGTTCCTCTCGAAGACCGACCTCCGCTCCATCGGATCGCTCCCCCACCAACTCGACACGCTCGACGACTGGATAGCGCTCCCCGAGACGATGCAGACCGGCGACCGTCCCGTCCCGAACCCGGACGCCACCCGGAACCGCCTCGGCGCGATGGCCGCGCTCGACGAGGGCGACGTGCGCGCCGCCGTCACCGCCGCCGTCCACGAACACCCGGACGCCGACACCGTCCTCGACGCGTACGGCGGCGCCGGCACGTTCTCCCGAGAGTTCGCGCGCCGCGGATACGACGTAACGCTCGCCGACACCAAGGAGGTCGTGGACGTGGACGAACCCCTCCTCGAGCACGAACCCGTTACCCTCCGCGCGACCACCCCCCTCGACGGCGTCGAGGGCACGTACGACCTCGTGTTCTGCGCGAACACCGCCCGAACCCTCTCTCCCGCGGACAACGAACACCTCCTCGGCGCGCTCTACGACGCCGTCGCGCCCGGCGGCACCATCGTGTACGTCGACCGCCTCCGCGACCACGCCGACACCCCCGGGTTGCTCGCCGTGGAGCTGTTCGCACGCACTGACGGCGGCGACGCATACGCCGAGGCCGACTTCGGCGAGTGGTTCGCCGCCGCCGGCTTCGAACGGCCGCGGGTCTCCGACGTGCCCGGCACGCGCTCGCAGGCGGTCGCCGCCGACCGCCCCGCGAACGATTGA
- a CDS encoding protein-L-isoaspartate(D-aspartate) O-methyltransferase, whose translation MNDAAARDNLADRLARRHDFSERVLDAIREVPRHEFVPDAQREDAYADRPLPIGDGQTVSAPHMVAAMCDRLTLRDGEQTLEIGTGCGYHAAVTAELVGPENVYSVEYLKSLAETARENLDRTGYGAISVRQGDGHDGWSDHAPYDAAYLTCATPSLPAAVIDQLRDGGRVLAPVGDVSQTLVYGEKHDDTLDREFLTGVRFVRMQGGE comes from the coding sequence ATGAACGACGCGGCCGCCCGCGACAACCTCGCGGACCGCCTCGCACGCAGACACGACTTTTCCGAGCGCGTCCTCGACGCTATCCGCGAGGTTCCGCGGCACGAGTTCGTTCCCGACGCGCAGCGCGAGGACGCGTACGCGGATCGCCCGCTTCCAATCGGGGACGGCCAGACCGTCAGCGCGCCCCACATGGTCGCCGCGATGTGCGACCGCCTCACCCTCCGCGACGGCGAGCAGACCCTGGAAATCGGCACCGGCTGCGGCTACCACGCGGCCGTCACTGCCGAACTCGTCGGGCCCGAGAACGTCTACAGCGTCGAGTACCTGAAATCGCTCGCCGAAACCGCACGCGAGAACCTCGACCGCACGGGCTACGGCGCCATCTCCGTGCGCCAGGGCGACGGACACGACGGCTGGAGCGACCACGCGCCCTACGACGCCGCTTACCTCACCTGTGCGACGCCGTCACTCCCGGCCGCGGTAATCGACCAACTCCGGGACGGCGGGCGCGTACTCGCGCCCGTCGGCGACGTGAGTCAGACGCTCGTCTACGGCGAAAAACACGACGACACGCTCGACCGCGAGTTCCTCACCGGCGTCCGGTTCGTCCGGATGCAGGGCGGCGAGTGA
- a CDS encoding HVO_0476 family zinc finger protein — protein MSQQQRVGLTCPSCSPNLETEHEVLTTGGGTATVKCTDCGHVHKEPLESERTVERDVVVSQGGESFTATVEVPADETVETGEEFIVETDEAIMQVRITDLQTGDETREVRADAEDVETFWTRAVDNVEVDVTLHPRDGAHDQTRSITLHVPGDYEFTVGETHEFGEEAFSITGIHVRKDALERYDFQKIGHDGDVAMAKDIKRVYGYDETSTAWSAW, from the coding sequence ATGAGCCAACAGCAGCGCGTCGGACTGACGTGTCCGTCGTGTTCGCCGAACCTCGAAACCGAACACGAGGTTCTCACGACGGGCGGCGGGACGGCGACGGTGAAGTGCACGGACTGCGGGCACGTCCACAAGGAACCCCTGGAGTCCGAGCGAACCGTCGAGCGGGACGTCGTCGTCTCCCAGGGCGGCGAGTCGTTCACCGCGACAGTGGAAGTGCCGGCGGACGAGACCGTTGAGACGGGCGAGGAGTTCATCGTCGAGACCGACGAAGCCATCATGCAAGTCCGTATCACTGACCTCCAGACGGGCGACGAGACGCGCGAGGTTCGCGCTGACGCCGAGGACGTGGAGACGTTCTGGACGCGCGCCGTGGACAACGTCGAGGTCGACGTAACGCTCCATCCGCGGGACGGCGCGCACGACCAGACGCGGAGCATCACGCTTCACGTTCCCGGCGACTACGAGTTCACGGTCGGCGAGACTCACGAGTTCGGGGAGGAGGCGTTCTCCATCACGGGCATCCACGTCCGGAAGGACGCGCTCGAACGCTACGACTTCCAGAAGATCGGTCACGACGGCGACGTCGCGATGGCGAAGGACATCAAGCGCGTGTACGGCTACGACGAGACCTCCACCGCCTGGTCTGCCTGGTAA
- a CDS encoding aminopeptidase — MSTLEEAAETAVVQCLGVEPGETCVVVTDDTRERIGDALYAAAREVTDAATILRFPPGDQHGAEPPAPVAAAMRESDVFLAPTTKSLSHTRARSRANEAGARGATLPGITEDVFTTGLDADYTLIRRHCADVLSQVADADEVRVTTPAGTDITFEPGDREWLQDTGIVHEDGEFSNLPAGEVFVSPETANGTYVVDGTMMPHGRLEETQELTFEVADGYVTHISDDDVREQVAAGEDEVGRDARNLAELGIGTNVAVTDLVGSVLLDEKAAGTVHIAIGDDAGIGGDIDAPLHLDGIIQNPTVYADGDAVTLPNGER; from the coding sequence ATGAGCACGCTCGAAGAAGCCGCGGAGACGGCGGTCGTCCAGTGTCTCGGCGTCGAACCCGGAGAGACGTGCGTCGTCGTCACCGACGACACGCGCGAACGCATCGGGGACGCCCTGTACGCCGCCGCCCGCGAGGTCACCGACGCCGCGACGATTCTCCGCTTCCCGCCGGGCGACCAGCACGGCGCGGAACCGCCCGCGCCCGTCGCGGCGGCGATGCGGGAGAGCGACGTGTTCCTCGCGCCCACCACGAAGTCGCTCTCGCACACCCGCGCGCGCTCCCGGGCGAACGAGGCGGGCGCTCGCGGCGCGACCCTCCCCGGCATCACGGAGGACGTGTTCACCACGGGACTGGACGCGGACTACACGCTGATTCGCCGGCACTGCGCGGACGTGCTCAGTCAGGTCGCGGACGCCGACGAGGTCCGCGTCACCACGCCCGCCGGAACCGACATCACGTTCGAACCCGGCGACCGCGAGTGGCTGCAGGACACGGGTATCGTCCACGAGGACGGCGAGTTCTCGAACCTCCCCGCAGGCGAGGTGTTCGTCAGCCCCGAAACCGCGAACGGCACGTACGTCGTGGACGGCACGATGATGCCCCACGGCCGCCTCGAAGAAACGCAAGAGCTGACGTTCGAGGTCGCGGACGGCTACGTCACCCACATCTCGGACGACGACGTGCGCGAACAGGTCGCGGCGGGCGAGGACGAAGTCGGGCGGGACGCGCGCAACCTCGCCGAACTCGGCATCGGAACGAACGTCGCCGTCACCGACCTCGTCGGAAGCGTCCTCCTCGACGAGAAGGCCGCCGGCACGGTTCACATCGCCATCGGCGACGACGCAGGCATCGGCGGAGACATCGACGCCCCCCTCCACCTCGACGGTATCATTCAGAACCCCACCGTCTACGCGGACGGGGACGCGGTCACGCTTCCGAACGGCGAGCGGTGA
- a CDS encoding type II glyceraldehyde-3-phosphate dehydrogenase — MIRVGINGYGTIGKRVADAVRDQPDMEVVGVAKTRPNFEAERAVARGYDLYAAIEGRASRFADAGIETAGLVDELVAASDVVVDATPSGIGAENKELYEEYETPALYQGGEDAGVADVSFNARGNFEDARNADHVRVVSCNTTGLSRLLAPLREEYGVEKARVTLVRRGGDPGQTSRGPIDDILPNPITLPSHHGPDVNTIFPDLDIDTLGLKVPATLMHMHSVNVTLDAEPSADDVRDLLEGESRIFCIPPEFGIDGTGKLKEYAKDLGRPRGDVWENGLWSESVTMEGTDLYLFQAIHQESDVVPENVDAIRAVTDSMDAAESIETTNNALGI, encoded by the coding sequence ATGATTCGCGTCGGTATCAACGGCTACGGAACCATCGGGAAACGGGTGGCGGACGCGGTCCGCGACCAGCCGGACATGGAGGTCGTCGGCGTGGCGAAGACGCGACCGAACTTCGAGGCGGAGCGCGCGGTGGCGCGCGGCTACGACCTCTACGCGGCCATCGAGGGCCGCGCGAGCCGGTTCGCGGACGCCGGCATCGAGACCGCCGGTCTGGTGGACGAACTCGTCGCGGCGAGCGACGTGGTCGTGGACGCGACGCCGTCGGGTATCGGCGCGGAGAACAAGGAACTCTACGAGGAGTACGAGACGCCCGCGCTCTACCAGGGCGGCGAGGACGCCGGCGTGGCGGACGTGAGCTTCAACGCCCGCGGGAACTTCGAGGACGCCCGGAACGCAGACCACGTGCGCGTCGTCTCCTGCAACACCACCGGCCTCAGTCGATTGCTCGCGCCGCTCCGGGAAGAGTACGGCGTCGAGAAGGCGCGCGTCACGCTCGTCCGCCGCGGCGGCGACCCCGGGCAGACGAGCCGCGGCCCCATCGACGACATCCTCCCGAACCCCATCACGCTCCCCTCCCACCACGGCCCGGACGTGAACACCATCTTCCCGGATCTCGACATCGACACGCTCGGCCTGAAGGTGCCGGCGACCCTGATGCACATGCACTCGGTGAACGTCACGCTCGACGCCGAACCGAGCGCGGACGACGTGCGCGATCTCCTCGAAGGCGAGTCCCGAATCTTCTGCATCCCGCCCGAGTTCGGCATCGACGGCACGGGCAAACTCAAGGAGTACGCGAAAGACTTGGGTCGGCCGCGTGGCGACGTGTGGGAGAACGGCCTCTGGAGCGAGTCCGTGACGATGGAAGGAACCGACCTCTACCTGTTCCAGGCCATCCACCAGGAGTCCGACGTGGTGCCGGAGAACGTGGACGCCATCCGCGCAGTCACCGATTCGATGGACGCCGCGGAGAGCATCGAGACGACGAACAACGCGCTCGGCATCTAG
- a CDS encoding Hsp20/alpha crystallin family protein, whose translation MRRDDRDDPFDDFFDEIERMMNDMRGGMDESGFGTDTHVTVYEEDDEVRVVADLPGVEKEDIDLKCDGEVLTISAATDAREYDERIELPARVDEHSASATYNNGVLEVSFDRLEDSADISVE comes from the coding sequence ATGCGCCGCGACGACCGCGACGACCCGTTCGACGACTTCTTCGACGAGATAGAGCGGATGATGAACGACATGCGCGGCGGGATGGACGAGTCCGGGTTCGGAACCGACACGCACGTCACCGTCTACGAGGAGGACGACGAGGTGCGCGTGGTCGCCGACCTCCCCGGCGTCGAGAAGGAGGACATCGACCTGAAGTGCGACGGCGAAGTCCTCACCATCAGCGCGGCGACGGACGCCCGCGAGTACGACGAACGCATCGAACTTCCCGCGCGCGTGGACGAGCACTCGGCGAGCGCGACCTACAACAACGGCGTGCTCGAAGTTTCGTTCGACCGCCTGGAGGACTCCGCGGACATCAGCGTCGAGTAA